In Micromonospora sp. NBC_01813, the following are encoded in one genomic region:
- a CDS encoding DsbA family protein: protein MSRRVEQKKAARVVREQLARERRRQRTLWTSVAAAVALILAGMIGWAVYQTQRGGEFTAPPGLVANDSGIPVGDGPVTVDLYADFLCPACRQFEQQVGPTLDQLVDDGRITLVYHPVAILDRLSDDAYSTRSSAASGCAVAGGKFSEYAAALYEQQPAEGGPGLSDEQLIAIGGEVGLDTGSFGQCVRDGTYRNWPEHVTDEAGRAGVSGTPTVMVGGETVGSSADAITAAVDAAS, encoded by the coding sequence ATGAGCCGACGAGTGGAGCAGAAGAAGGCAGCCAGGGTGGTACGCGAGCAGCTTGCCCGGGAACGGCGACGCCAGCGCACCCTGTGGACCTCGGTCGCCGCCGCCGTGGCGCTGATCCTGGCCGGCATGATCGGCTGGGCCGTCTACCAGACCCAGCGCGGCGGCGAGTTCACCGCACCGCCCGGCCTGGTCGCCAACGACTCCGGCATCCCGGTCGGCGACGGCCCGGTCACCGTCGACCTCTACGCCGACTTCCTCTGCCCGGCCTGCCGCCAGTTCGAACAGCAGGTCGGCCCGACCCTGGACCAGCTCGTCGACGATGGCAGGATCACCCTCGTGTACCACCCCGTCGCCATCCTCGACCGGCTCAGCGACGACGCGTACTCGACGCGGTCGTCGGCGGCGTCCGGCTGCGCGGTGGCCGGCGGCAAGTTCAGCGAGTACGCCGCCGCGCTCTACGAGCAACAGCCAGCCGAAGGCGGCCCCGGACTCAGTGACGAACAGCTGATCGCCATCGGCGGCGAAGTCGGCCTGGACACCGGCAGCTTCGGCCAGTGCGTCCGCGACGGCACCTACCGCAACTGGCCCGAACACGTCACCGACGAGGCCGGCCGGGCCGGCGTCAGCGGCACCCCGACTGTGATGGTCGGCGGCGAGACCGTCGGGTCCAGCGCCGATGCGATCACCGCCGCCGTGGACGCGGCGAGCTGA
- a CDS encoding YcnI family copper-binding membrane protein has translation MLRPRRTLARTVALTGAAVLVGVLGLAAPAAAHITVHPEQAEAGDYPRLDFRVPSESDTASTVQVELVLPEDALVASVSLARVPGWTSSVEKVPVDPPLEVHGAQVTEAVSRIVWTADNPEVGVQPGEFIDFPVRMGPLPDAEQMVFKSLQTYSDGGVVRWIEVPVPGEDEPATPATVLTLVPAGEGTSAPGAAPATGEDTSATDGDDDTAGGGAALGVGVAGLLAGLGGLLFGGLAFIRARRTEPAGATGATPPASGGSAD, from the coding sequence ATGCTCCGTCCCCGACGCACGCTGGCCCGCACCGTGGCGCTCACCGGTGCGGCCGTCCTCGTCGGCGTCCTCGGTCTGGCCGCCCCGGCGGCCGCGCACATCACGGTCCATCCGGAGCAGGCGGAAGCCGGCGACTACCCCCGGCTGGACTTCCGGGTGCCGAGCGAGAGCGACACCGCCAGTACGGTGCAGGTCGAGCTGGTGTTGCCGGAGGACGCCCTGGTCGCCTCGGTGTCCCTGGCCCGGGTGCCCGGCTGGACCTCGAGCGTGGAGAAGGTGCCGGTCGACCCGCCGCTGGAGGTGCACGGAGCCCAGGTGACCGAGGCGGTGTCCCGGATCGTGTGGACCGCCGACAACCCGGAGGTGGGCGTGCAACCGGGGGAGTTCATCGACTTCCCGGTACGCATGGGCCCGTTGCCCGACGCGGAGCAGATGGTCTTCAAGTCGCTGCAGACCTACTCCGACGGTGGAGTGGTCCGCTGGATCGAGGTGCCGGTGCCCGGTGAGGACGAGCCGGCCACTCCGGCGACCGTCCTCACCCTGGTCCCGGCCGGCGAGGGCACCTCGGCCCCCGGCGCTGCCCCGGCAACCGGCGAGGACACCTCGGCCACCGACGGCGACGACGACACCGCTGGCGGGGGAGCGGCCCTCGGGGTGGGCGTCGCGGGGCTGCTCGCAGGCCTGGGTGGGCTGCTGTTCGGCGGGCTGGCGTTCATCCGGGCCCGGCGGACCGAGCCGGCCGGAGCTACCGGGGCGACTCCGCCGGCGTCCGGCGGATCGGCAGACTGA
- a CDS encoding energy-coupling factor ABC transporter ATP-binding protein, whose protein sequence is MPPSLRVSDLHFAYPDGHQALSGVELTVPKGSRVALLGPNGAGKTTLVLHLNGVLRADSGRVEVAGLSIDERRATLAEVRRRVGIVFQDPDDQLFLPTVAEDVAFGPANMGLRGTQLAARVDEALAAVGMAEHRDRTPLHLSFGQRRRVAVATVLAMRPEILVLDEPSSNLDPAARRELAEILHGLPVTILMVTHDLPYAVELCERSVILDAGRVVADGPTGQLLADPQLLARHRLELPVGFDPLLAERQLAANRAARLGAGG, encoded by the coding sequence GTGCCGCCGTCGCTGCGGGTCAGTGACCTGCACTTCGCCTATCCGGACGGCCATCAGGCGCTCAGCGGCGTGGAGCTGACCGTGCCGAAGGGGTCCCGGGTCGCGCTGCTCGGCCCGAACGGGGCCGGCAAGACCACGCTGGTGCTGCACCTCAACGGAGTGCTGCGCGCCGACAGCGGCCGGGTCGAGGTCGCCGGCCTGAGCATCGACGAGCGGCGGGCGACCCTGGCGGAGGTGCGTCGCCGGGTGGGCATCGTCTTCCAGGACCCGGACGACCAACTGTTCCTGCCGACGGTCGCCGAGGACGTGGCGTTCGGCCCGGCCAACATGGGTCTGCGTGGCACCCAGTTGGCGGCGCGGGTCGACGAGGCGCTCGCCGCGGTCGGGATGGCCGAGCATCGGGACCGTACGCCGCTGCATCTGTCCTTCGGCCAGCGGCGGCGGGTGGCGGTGGCGACGGTGCTGGCGATGCGCCCGGAGATCCTGGTGCTGGACGAGCCGTCGTCGAACCTGGACCCGGCGGCCCGCCGCGAACTGGCCGAGATCCTGCACGGGCTGCCGGTGACGATCCTGATGGTCACCCACGATCTGCCGTACGCGGTGGAGCTGTGCGAGCGGTCGGTGATCCTGGACGCGGGCCGGGTGGTGGCGGACGGGCCGACCGGACAGTTGCTGGCCGATCCGCAGCTGCTGGCCCGGCACCGGCTGGAGCTACCGGTCGGCTTCGATCCGTTGCTCGCCGAGCGTCAACTCGCCGCGAACCGGGCCGCCCGGCTCGGTGCTGGCGGCTGA
- a CDS encoding MauE/DoxX family redox-associated membrane protein, whose amino-acid sequence MDMTAGTGARWPTVQPWLSTAARLGLAAVWLIAGGAKVTDLAGSGRAVNAYQVFPYDLAMIIGAALPLVELALGVLLLVGLATRLAAGVSTGLLVVFIAGITSAWARGLRIDCGCFGVGGELAAGQSPSYGLEIARDLAFLALAGFLLWFPRTLGSADAIISRRFSDE is encoded by the coding sequence ATGGATATGACAGCTGGTACGGGCGCGCGGTGGCCGACGGTTCAACCCTGGCTCAGCACCGCCGCCCGCCTCGGACTGGCCGCCGTCTGGCTGATCGCCGGCGGGGCGAAGGTCACCGACCTGGCCGGCTCCGGCCGCGCCGTCAACGCCTACCAGGTCTTCCCGTACGACCTGGCGATGATCATCGGCGCGGCGTTGCCGCTGGTGGAGTTGGCGCTCGGCGTACTGCTGCTGGTGGGGTTGGCCACCCGGCTGGCCGCCGGGGTCTCGACCGGGCTGCTGGTGGTGTTCATCGCCGGCATCACCTCGGCCTGGGCCCGTGGGCTGCGCATCGACTGCGGGTGTTTCGGCGTCGGGGGTGAACTGGCCGCTGGCCAGAGCCCCAGCTATGGCCTGGAGATCGCCCGCGACCTGGCGTTTCTTGCCCTCGCCGGGTTTCTGCTGTGGTTTCCGCGCACCCTCGGGTCGGCGGACGCCATCATCAGTCGTCGTTTTTCAGATGAATAG
- a CDS encoding HNH endonuclease signature motif containing protein: MGREKYTRERLAAAAEQCHNVTEVLRHLGIRVSGGSHAHISRRLKFYGINTSHFTGSAHNRGQRGYYRLTPPMLLVRLPRGSRRTPGFRLKRALLSIGVPERCAACGTGPTWQDAPLTLHVDHVDGDFLNNRATNLRLLCPNCHSQTETYAGSRRTLTTSEPPDRAAGTEPVVGQPEIRLPSPRRVN; the protein is encoded by the coding sequence ATGGGGAGAGAGAAATACACGCGTGAGCGGCTTGCCGCCGCCGCCGAGCAGTGCCACAACGTGACCGAGGTGCTGCGCCATCTGGGGATCCGGGTCAGCGGGGGCTCACATGCGCATATCAGTCGCCGCCTGAAGTTCTACGGCATAAACACTTCTCATTTCACCGGCAGTGCCCACAATCGAGGTCAGCGCGGGTATTACCGGTTGACCCCGCCGATGCTACTGGTCAGGCTCCCGAGAGGATCCCGGCGGACGCCGGGATTCCGGCTGAAGCGGGCACTGCTGTCGATCGGCGTCCCGGAGCGGTGCGCGGCCTGTGGGACCGGCCCGACCTGGCAGGACGCCCCGTTGACGCTGCACGTCGACCACGTCGACGGCGACTTCCTGAACAACCGGGCGACCAACCTGCGGTTGCTCTGCCCCAACTGCCACAGCCAGACGGAGACCTACGCCGGGTCACGTCGCACCCTGACGACAAGCGAGCCGCCGGATCGAGCTGCCGGGACCGAGCCGGTCGTCGGCCAGCCCGAGATTCGGCTACCCTCTCCTCGACGCGTAAACTAG
- the bcp gene encoding thioredoxin-dependent thiol peroxidase encodes MTSAATEGPVRLAPGDPAPEFTLQTDSGDQLALKELRGRNVLLYAYPSAMTPGCTKQACDFRDSLASLQAAGYEVVGISPDKPEKLAKFRERDGLTFPLVSDPDKTVLTAYGAYGEKQLYGKTVTGVIRSTFVIDADGRIARALYNVKATGHVAKLRRDLGLD; translated from the coding sequence ATGACCTCCGCAGCCACCGAGGGCCCCGTCCGCCTCGCGCCGGGCGATCCCGCCCCGGAATTCACCCTGCAGACCGACAGCGGCGACCAACTGGCCCTCAAGGAGCTACGCGGGCGCAACGTGCTGCTGTACGCGTACCCGTCGGCGATGACCCCGGGCTGCACCAAGCAGGCATGTGATTTCCGTGACTCGCTCGCCTCGCTGCAGGCCGCCGGCTACGAGGTGGTCGGCATCTCCCCCGACAAACCGGAAAAACTCGCCAAGTTCCGGGAGCGGGACGGGCTCACCTTCCCGCTGGTCTCCGACCCGGACAAGACCGTGCTGACCGCGTACGGCGCCTACGGCGAGAAGCAGCTGTACGGCAAGACGGTCACCGGCGTGATCCGGTCGACCTTCGTGATCGACGCCGACGGGCGGATCGCCAGGGCGCTCTACAACGTCAAGGCCACCGGCCACGTCGCCAAGCTCCGCCGCGACCTCGGCCTCGACTGA
- a CDS encoding energy-coupling factor ABC transporter permease, translating into MDHLALHIQNGVLNGPVAISYAVIAAVAFAYCVVRGRRDLDDRLAPMAGLVAAFIFAVQMLNFPVLPGVSGHLLGGALAALLVGPWVGALCVSIVLIVQALLFADGGVTAIGPNVTNMALVGTAAAYGLIFVLLRVLPRTPTGLAVTAFVASVVSVVAAALSFVLQYAIGGTTALQDFGLGQVLALMTGTHVLIGVGEGLIAAVTVLTVAKTRPDLVYALRGLRRPTGPTRPASQTGPTTSQSVSAGGAA; encoded by the coding sequence GTGGACCACCTCGCACTTCATATCCAGAACGGGGTGCTCAACGGCCCCGTAGCGATCAGTTACGCCGTCATCGCCGCCGTCGCCTTCGCGTACTGCGTGGTCCGTGGCCGCCGCGACCTCGACGACCGGTTGGCGCCGATGGCCGGCCTGGTCGCCGCCTTCATCTTCGCCGTCCAGATGCTCAACTTCCCGGTCCTGCCCGGGGTCAGCGGCCACCTGCTCGGCGGGGCGCTCGCCGCGCTGCTGGTCGGCCCGTGGGTCGGCGCGCTGTGCGTGTCGATCGTGCTGATCGTGCAGGCGTTGCTCTTCGCCGACGGCGGGGTCACCGCCATCGGCCCGAACGTCACCAACATGGCCCTGGTCGGCACCGCCGCCGCGTACGGGCTGATCTTCGTCCTGCTGCGGGTGCTGCCGCGGACCCCGACCGGCCTCGCGGTCACCGCCTTCGTCGCGTCGGTGGTCAGCGTGGTCGCCGCCGCGTTGAGCTTCGTGCTGCAGTACGCCATCGGCGGGACCACCGCGCTGCAGGACTTCGGGCTCGGGCAGGTGCTGGCCCTGATGACCGGCACGCACGTCCTGATCGGTGTCGGTGAGGGGCTGATCGCGGCGGTCACCGTGCTCACCGTCGCCAAGACCCGCCCCGACCTGGTGTACGCCCTGCGCGGGCTACGCCGCCCGACCGGCCCGACGCGCCCGGCGAGCCAGACCGGCCCGACCACCAGCCAGTCCGTTTCCGCCGGAGGTGCGGCATGA
- a CDS encoding PDGLE domain-containing protein — MKRNTGFILAGLLVSLLLAGVVSNFASGSPDGLDSASTRGCELADEEIVDGTCMASGAQDHELADSPFADYGLTAVDDPFLGTVVAGAVGVLLTFAVAGGLFWLARGRRPEETADAPTDAPAGASAGAGGVSAGER, encoded by the coding sequence ATGAAGCGCAACACCGGATTCATCCTGGCCGGACTGCTCGTCTCGCTGCTGCTGGCCGGCGTGGTCAGCAACTTCGCCTCCGGCTCGCCGGACGGGCTGGACTCGGCGTCGACCAGGGGCTGTGAGCTCGCCGACGAGGAGATCGTCGACGGCACCTGCATGGCCTCCGGCGCGCAGGACCACGAGTTGGCCGACAGCCCGTTCGCCGACTACGGCCTGACCGCCGTGGACGACCCGTTCCTCGGCACCGTGGTCGCCGGGGCCGTCGGGGTGCTGCTCACCTTCGCCGTCGCCGGTGGTCTGTTCTGGCTGGCCCGCGGTCGCCGACCGGAGGAGACCGCCGACGCGCCGACAGACGCGCCGGCCGGCGCCTCAGCCGGCGCTGGTGGCGTCTCGGCCGGCGAGCGGTAG
- a CDS encoding GNAT family N-acetyltransferase: MISPPSVQLGFVLDPPLDADLRERLIAVWADATNAGGAVGFVAPVSVADVRPTAEAAFAGVAAGIDRLLVGFDAAGLAAFVFVTSNRFDLKEHWRVLKRVVVAPDRQGRGYGLALMAEAERVGRSLGLAALQVTIRDGHGLPAFYRRCGYREVGRLPGALRVADGDDRDEIIMWRELT, from the coding sequence ATGATTTCCCCACCGTCCGTACAGCTGGGTTTTGTCCTTGATCCGCCGCTCGACGCCGACCTGCGTGAGCGGCTGATCGCCGTCTGGGCGGATGCCACCAATGCCGGCGGCGCGGTGGGCTTCGTCGCCCCGGTGAGCGTCGCGGACGTCCGCCCGACCGCCGAGGCCGCCTTCGCCGGGGTCGCCGCCGGGATCGACCGGTTGCTCGTCGGCTTCGACGCCGCCGGGCTGGCCGCGTTCGTCTTCGTCACCAGCAACCGGTTCGACCTCAAGGAGCACTGGCGGGTCCTCAAACGGGTGGTGGTCGCGCCGGACCGGCAGGGTCGCGGCTACGGGCTGGCCCTGATGGCCGAGGCGGAGCGGGTCGGCCGGTCACTCGGCCTGGCGGCACTGCAGGTCACCATCCGCGACGGGCACGGTCTGCCCGCGTTCTACCGACGGTGCGGCTACCGCGAGGTGGGTCGGCTGCCCGGCGCGCTGCGGGTGGCCGACGGCGACGACCGGGACGAGATCATCATGTGGCGGGAGCTGACCTGA
- a CDS encoding glycosyltransferase family 87 protein yields MPAENLPETSTPRAADGRFRTPRRVSVIVGLSAAVAAALAWYGNRHNFYDLKIYLSAMRWWADGNPLYDYSQPDVVQGELYFTYPPFTALLLRPFAVLSNGYTATIFTVGTLLALVVTTVWLVTPIARRRGLPRWWLAGLAVPLVVLIEPTRETIFLGQINMLLVVLILADLLFAVPKGSRWAGVGIGLATAIKLFPGIFIVYLLVTRRWRAALVSCVAAAGATLLAAAVLPAESWRFWTQELWSTERVGRSDYTGNQSLQGLLGRLVAPDEPSRLIWLVLVAVVAGYGLWRAAQAVRAGDELAGLTLTGLVAALIAPITWPHHVYWFVPALILLLDAALRQPAGIDAALRQPDGSDTAAVPQPDGPAARSGVRTAGLLAVAAGTFAALVFGVVSLIDWGHDRVPTDDPVTFLLRNLYVLAAALLLVSLPIRRTPAESPR; encoded by the coding sequence GTGCCCGCCGAGAACCTGCCGGAAACCAGCACCCCCCGCGCGGCCGACGGCCGGTTCCGGACGCCGCGCCGGGTCTCGGTGATCGTCGGGCTCAGCGCCGCCGTCGCTGCGGCTCTCGCCTGGTACGGCAACCGGCACAACTTCTACGACCTGAAGATCTATCTGAGCGCGATGCGCTGGTGGGCCGACGGCAACCCGCTCTACGACTACTCCCAGCCCGACGTCGTGCAGGGCGAGCTCTACTTCACCTATCCGCCGTTCACGGCGTTGCTGCTGCGACCGTTCGCAGTGCTGAGCAACGGCTACACCGCGACGATCTTCACCGTCGGCACCCTGCTGGCGCTGGTGGTCACCACGGTGTGGCTGGTCACCCCGATCGCCCGGCGGCGCGGTTTGCCGCGCTGGTGGCTGGCCGGGCTGGCGGTGCCGCTGGTGGTGCTGATCGAGCCGACCCGGGAGACGATCTTCCTCGGTCAGATCAACATGCTGCTGGTGGTGCTGATCCTGGCCGACCTGCTGTTCGCCGTACCGAAGGGGTCCCGCTGGGCCGGTGTCGGCATCGGCCTGGCGACCGCGATCAAGCTGTTCCCGGGGATCTTCATCGTCTATCTGCTGGTCACCCGGCGGTGGCGGGCGGCGCTGGTGTCGTGCGTGGCGGCGGCCGGCGCGACGCTGCTCGCGGCGGCGGTCCTGCCGGCCGAGTCGTGGCGGTTCTGGACCCAGGAGCTGTGGAGCACCGAGCGGGTCGGCCGCAGCGACTACACCGGTAACCAGTCGCTGCAGGGGCTGCTGGGTCGGCTGGTCGCTCCGGACGAGCCGAGCCGGCTGATCTGGCTGGTGCTGGTCGCGGTCGTCGCCGGCTACGGGCTGTGGCGGGCCGCCCAGGCCGTCCGGGCTGGTGACGAACTCGCCGGGTTGACGCTCACCGGGCTGGTGGCCGCGTTGATCGCGCCGATCACCTGGCCGCATCACGTGTACTGGTTCGTCCCGGCGCTGATTCTGCTGCTCGACGCGGCGCTGCGCCAGCCGGCCGGAATCGACGCGGCGCTGCGCCAACCCGACGGGTCCGACACGGCGGCGGTGCCGCAGCCTGACGGCCCGGCGGCCCGGAGCGGGGTCCGGACCGCCGGGCTGCTGGCGGTGGCAGCGGGTACGTTCGCGGCGCTGGTGTTCGGGGTGGTGTCGTTGATCGACTGGGGTCACGACCGGGTGCCGACCGACGATCCGGTGACGTTCCTGCTGCGCAACCTGTACGTGCTGGCGGCGGCGTTGCTGCTGGTCAGTCTGCCGATCCGCCGGACGCCGGCGGAGTCGCCCCGGTAG
- the orn gene encoding oligoribonuclease — protein sequence MADLLVWIDCEMTGLDLGKDALIEVAALVTDSDLNVLGEGVDLVIHADEEALAGMPDVVREMHAKSGLTDEVRRSAITLAEAEDRVLEYVTSFVREPKTAPLCGNSIATDRGFLARDMPRLDTHLHYRMIDVSSIKELCRRWYPRVYFGQPAKGLSHRALADIQESIRELEYYRRAIFVPLPGPDVDAAKAIAAGLLSGE from the coding sequence GTGGCGGATCTTCTTGTCTGGATCGACTGTGAGATGACCGGGCTCGACCTCGGCAAAGACGCGTTGATAGAGGTGGCCGCGCTGGTCACCGACTCGGATCTCAACGTGCTCGGCGAAGGCGTCGATCTGGTGATCCACGCCGACGAGGAAGCCCTGGCCGGGATGCCGGACGTGGTCCGCGAGATGCACGCCAAGTCCGGCCTGACCGACGAGGTACGCCGCTCGGCGATCACCCTGGCCGAGGCCGAGGACCGGGTCCTGGAGTACGTCACCAGCTTCGTCCGGGAGCCGAAGACCGCCCCACTGTGCGGCAACTCGATCGCCACCGACCGTGGCTTCCTCGCCCGCGACATGCCCCGGCTGGACACCCACCTGCACTACCGGATGATCGACGTGTCGTCGATCAAGGAGCTGTGCCGGCGCTGGTATCCCCGGGTCTACTTCGGCCAGCCGGCCAAGGGCCTGTCGCATCGGGCGCTGGCGGACATCCAGGAGAGCATCCGCGAGCTGGAGTACTACCGGCGGGCGATCTTCGTACCGCTGCCCGGGCCGGACGTCGACGCGGCGAAGGCCATCGCCGCCGGCCTGCTGTCTGGTGAGTGA
- the cbiQ gene encoding cobalt ECF transporter T component CbiQ: MGAGHVQLLHLERDSPVHRLPPETKIAAMVAFTLVVVATPREQLWAFGGYAVLVAVVAALARVPAGWLARRSLIEVPFVFFAFALPLLAGGEQVVVAGVGLSVEGLYGGWNILAKATLGVLASLLLAATTTGRDLLVGLDRLRCPTIITQIATFMLRYVDVLVDEARRMRIARISRGDDPRFLWQVRGLAAGIGALFLRAFERGERVYLAMISRGYTGRMPVAWHDTGGASVGQWALAASVPVTAATIAAVAVLW, from the coding sequence GTGGGCGCGGGGCACGTGCAGCTGCTGCACCTGGAGCGGGACAGCCCGGTGCACCGCCTCCCGCCCGAGACGAAGATCGCCGCGATGGTGGCCTTCACCCTGGTGGTGGTGGCCACCCCGCGCGAGCAGCTGTGGGCCTTCGGCGGGTACGCGGTGCTGGTCGCGGTGGTCGCCGCGCTCGCCCGGGTGCCCGCCGGTTGGCTGGCCCGCCGGTCGTTGATCGAGGTCCCGTTCGTGTTCTTCGCGTTCGCGTTGCCGTTGCTGGCCGGTGGTGAGCAGGTCGTCGTCGCCGGCGTCGGCCTGTCGGTCGAGGGCCTCTACGGCGGCTGGAACATCCTGGCCAAGGCGACTCTCGGGGTGCTCGCCTCGCTGCTGCTGGCGGCGACCACCACCGGCCGGGATCTGCTGGTCGGTCTGGACCGGCTGCGCTGTCCGACGATCATCACCCAGATCGCCACGTTCATGCTGCGCTACGTCGACGTACTGGTCGACGAGGCGCGGCGGATGCGGATCGCCCGGATCTCCCGGGGTGACGATCCGCGTTTCCTCTGGCAGGTACGCGGGTTGGCGGCCGGCATCGGGGCGTTGTTCCTGCGCGCGTTCGAGCGCGGCGAGCGGGTCTACCTGGCGATGATCTCCCGTGGGTACACCGGCCGGATGCCGGTGGCCTGGCACGACACCGGCGGGGCGTCGGTCGGTCAGTGGGCGCTGGCGGCGTCGGTCCCGGTCACGGCGGCTACGATCGCGGCCGTGGCGGTGTTGTGGTGA
- a CDS encoding MarR family winged helix-turn-helix transcriptional regulator — translation MTPANAMDSRADDSAAAPGDELLVLWELVQTAHLATRVFRDVFADFGLTSTQFGVLACLADGDDFTKAELARALLVRPQSIDPLIETLIAERLVERDGPARRGRAAGITITTAGTELLARIRPRVSEVNSPDRIGVDASQIPLLVEQLRMIRDRLA, via the coding sequence ATGACCCCAGCGAACGCGATGGACTCCCGGGCCGACGACTCTGCTGCGGCACCGGGTGACGAGCTTCTGGTGCTGTGGGAGTTGGTGCAGACCGCGCACCTGGCCACCCGTGTCTTTCGCGATGTCTTCGCCGACTTCGGGCTGACCTCGACCCAGTTCGGGGTACTCGCGTGCCTGGCCGACGGGGACGATTTCACCAAAGCCGAACTGGCCCGGGCCCTGCTGGTCCGCCCGCAGAGCATCGATCCCCTCATCGAGACGCTCATCGCCGAGCGTCTGGTCGAACGCGACGGCCCCGCGCGGCGCGGAAGGGCGGCAGGGATCACCATCACCACGGCCGGCACCGAACTACTCGCGCGAATCCGACCCCGCGTCAGCGAGGTCAACTCTCCGGATCGGATCGGGGTCGACGCCAGCCAGATCCCGCTGCTGGTGGAACAGCTGCGGATGATCCGCGACCGACTTGCGTGA
- a CDS encoding copper resistance CopC/CopD family protein encodes MCSMTAATNRWTSRLAAIAGLLLAALPVVLLPATAASAHAVLASTSPVVDSVLPNAPAEVVLTFSESVRQVPDRVRVISPDGQRIDQGEPVFDGAVVIIPVDQQTTRGTFLVSYRVISADGHPVSGGFTYSVGAPSAVPADTGGAETDPVVSRLIQASKFLGYVGLLLIVGPALVLSMLWPRRLARSGPARVAWTGLGLVAAATLAAIWLQAPYVTGGGLGAVDGAALRDVLGSGLGAALLVRLGVLAAAAVLLRPYLAGTEGRSDRILLGVLAVVGAFTWPLAGHPAASPVPAVSVVVDAAHLAGMAIWLGGLLMLAVFLLRQADERELGAILPIWSRWAALAVCGLLLAGTVQALIEVGTLGALFDTTYGRLLLAKIGLFLVVLAVAAYSRQLVRNRTAAGQPGRMRQAVIAELAVTVVVLAVTAVLVQTTPARTAVADDLRATSNYFSATLDSEIYSLQIEVDPARRGNNSVHLYAYTPDNRPQPVIEWQATAALPASGVEPIEIPLLPLTDNHATGEISLPTAGDWEFRITVRISDIDQATVSTTVEIN; translated from the coding sequence ATATGCAGCATGACTGCCGCAACGAATAGATGGACGTCGCGCCTCGCGGCCATCGCCGGCCTGCTCCTGGCAGCCCTGCCCGTGGTCCTGCTCCCCGCCACGGCGGCCAGCGCACACGCCGTACTGGCCAGCACCAGCCCGGTGGTCGACTCGGTGCTGCCCAACGCCCCGGCGGAGGTGGTGCTGACCTTCTCCGAGTCGGTGCGCCAGGTGCCCGACCGGGTCCGGGTGATCTCCCCGGACGGGCAGCGGATCGACCAGGGCGAGCCGGTCTTCGACGGAGCGGTGGTCATCATCCCGGTCGACCAGCAGACCACCCGCGGCACCTTCCTGGTCAGCTACCGGGTGATCTCCGCGGACGGCCATCCGGTCTCCGGCGGGTTCACCTACTCCGTCGGCGCGCCGTCGGCGGTGCCCGCCGACACCGGCGGTGCCGAGACCGATCCGGTGGTCAGCCGGCTGATCCAGGCCAGCAAGTTCCTCGGGTACGTCGGCCTGCTGCTGATCGTCGGTCCGGCGCTGGTGCTCAGCATGCTCTGGCCACGGCGGCTGGCCCGCTCCGGCCCCGCCCGAGTGGCCTGGACCGGGCTGGGCCTGGTCGCGGCGGCCACCCTGGCCGCCATCTGGCTGCAGGCCCCGTACGTCACCGGTGGCGGACTCGGCGCCGTCGACGGTGCGGCGCTGCGTGACGTGCTCGGCAGCGGGCTCGGCGCCGCCCTGCTGGTGCGCCTCGGCGTGCTGGCCGCCGCTGCGGTGCTGCTGCGGCCGTACCTGGCCGGGACCGAAGGCCGCAGCGACCGGATCCTGCTCGGCGTACTCGCCGTGGTCGGCGCGTTCACCTGGCCGCTGGCCGGCCACCCGGCGGCCTCACCGGTGCCGGCGGTGTCGGTCGTGGTCGACGCCGCCCACCTGGCCGGAATGGCCATCTGGCTCGGCGGGCTGCTGATGCTCGCCGTGTTCCTGCTGCGCCAGGCCGACGAGCGGGAACTCGGCGCGATCCTGCCGATCTGGTCCCGCTGGGCAGCCCTGGCGGTCTGCGGTCTGCTGCTGGCCGGCACCGTGCAGGCGTTGATCGAGGTCGGCACGCTCGGCGCGCTGTTCGACACCACGTACGGGCGACTGCTGCTGGCCAAGATCGGCCTGTTCCTGGTGGTGCTGGCGGTGGCGGCGTACTCCCGGCAGTTGGTGCGCAACCGGACCGCCGCCGGGCAGCCCGGTCGGATGCGTCAGGCGGTCATCGCCGAACTCGCCGTCACCGTCGTGGTGCTGGCGGTGACCGCCGTGCTGGTGCAGACCACCCCGGCCCGGACCGCCGTCGCCGACGACCTGCGCGCCACCAGCAACTACTTCTCCGCCACCCTCGACAGCGAGATCTACTCGCTGCAGATCGAGGTGGACCCGGCGCGGCGCGGCAACAACTCGGTCCACCTGTACGCGTACACCCCGGACAACCGGCCCCAGCCGGTGATCGAGTGGCAGGCGACCGCCGCGCTGCCCGCCAGCGGGGTCGAGCCGATCGAGATCCCGCTGCTGCCGCTGACCGACAACCACGCGACCGGCGAGATCAGCCTGCCGACCGCGGGAGACTGGGAGTTCCGGATCACCGTCCGGATCTCCGACATCGACCAGGCCACCGTGTCCACCACGGTGGAGATCAACTAG